One Astatotilapia calliptera chromosome 1, fAstCal1.2, whole genome shotgun sequence DNA segment encodes these proteins:
- the LOC113007728 gene encoding coiled-coil domain-containing protein 42 homolog — MSSRPRSQKQFSQNTYGLGEKKKTHDQSVVLCEMLKGERQLAGLKAKDEEGTQELKSLKDQTKELQDDINKIQERFHEAFVEDEDADDALEEAKADSKEFIQKEAELERLKKEYAELMERREELQHQVQRHSMYKHFMERVLKITKFGDTEALADYTESLLHFQDQFYQKEMKLQDEVDQQKKALLTLQDQHNLVVMQKNSLLSQLQTELEKTQAEALTWEQKWNHIQETAAKKTLQLGKIKMAILNLYEMTAGAIGEKEGVDMNDTETQLNKLQVFSEDENDIVKQYEARLHAASDGKKPNKDKGNTKPRKK, encoded by the exons ATGTCTTCAAGGCCCAGAAGCCAGAAGCAGTTTTCACA GAACACGTATGGTTtgggggaaaagaagaaaacccATGATCAGAGTGTTGTCCTGTGTGAAATGCTGAAGGGAGAAAGACAGCTCGCAGGGCTTAAAGCCAAGGATGAGGAAGGCACACAG GAGCTAAAAAGTTTGAAGGACCAGACAAAGGAGCTGCAGGATGACATTAATAAAATACAGGAGCGCTTTCATGAAGCCTTTGTTGAG GATGAAGATGCTGATGATGCTCTGGAGGAAGCGAAGGCAGACAGCAAAGAGTTCATTCAAAAGGAGGCAGAGTTAGAGAGATTAAAGAAAGAGTATGCTGAACTgatggagaggagagaggagctaCAGCATCAAGTTCAGAGGCACTCAATGTACAAGCACTTCATGGAGCGTGTGCTTAAAATAACAAAG TTTGGGGATACTGAGGCTCTCGCAGACTACACAGAGAGTCTGCTCCATTTTCAAGATCAGTTCTACCAGAAGGAGATGAAGTTGCAGGATGAGGTCGACCAGCAGAAGAAAGCACTGTTAACCCTGCAGGACCAGCACAACTTGGTGGTAATGCAGAAAAACAGTCTGCTGTCTCAGCTCCAGACCGAGCTAGAGAAGACTCAGGCCGAAGCTCTCACATGG GAACAAAAGTGGAACCACATTCAGGAAACAGCTGCAAAGAAGACACTACAACTGGGAAAGATTAAGATGGCGATCCTAAACCTCTATGAAATGACAGCAGGTGCCATAGGAGAAAAGGAAGGAGTTGATATGAATGACACAGAGACGCAGCTGAACAAG CTGCAGGTGTTCTCTGAGGATGAAAATGACATAGTGAAACAATATGAAGCCAGACTTCATGCAGCCAGTGATGGAAAGAAGCCAAACAAGGACAAAGGGAACACAAAACCCAGAAAAAAATGA
- the LOC113007837 gene encoding uncharacterized protein LOC113007837 isoform X2, translating into MKNGAYSFKGMSYAAPPVGGLRWAPPVEPVCKSGVIDAGHFRSMCPQVRPLSSTGKVMGQEDCLFINVWTPTLQPDAKLPVMVWIHGGYLHMLSGGEKGYSPTEKLAADTKVVYVSFNYRLNAFGFLALQMLREGSPRNTSGNYGFLDQIAALKWVQKNIRVFGGDPGKVTIFGQSSGGTSVWTLMMSPLAKGLFHAAVDMSGSYIYNATLEQAEVDNLAFLNKTGCGDLACLRRLSIGQVLQAIPWQEYPSWAADEMTDLPTKGKSIGPVAVVDGYVLKAPPFELWEKKGEHSDVPFLVGTTEQEADFAPPSTNISEWTWGDYTWFVTAKLKSFGDGLVKEALRLYPSSAWCPTKDRCPERSYTTMVSDIRVTCPNNDLAQRAAAALKSPVYRYVVRHTPSGPVNTSSDLLPFPSRFSFHCLDAVAFFGGLEFILGKPLSDKDRRFQDLITRNLVSFAKTGKVETKWSEYPSAIAFLSDILEVDSNYTSPQCDLWRKNGLYAYAWMN; encoded by the exons AAAAATGGAGCCTACTCCTTTAAAGGCATGTCCTACGCTGCTCCACCTGTTGGTGGCCTGCGCTGGGCTCCTCCAGTTGAACCGGTATGCAAGAGTGGGGTTATCGATGCGGGCCACTTTCGCAGCATGTGTCCTCAGGTGAGGCCCTTGTCGAGCACGGGGAAGGTGATGGGCCAGGAGGACTGCCTGTTCATCAACGTTTGGACCCCCACCCTGCAGCCTGACGCCAAGCTTCCCGTCATGGTGTGGATCCACGGAGGATACCTGCACATGCTCAGCGGAGGAGAGAAGGGATACTCGCCTACGGAGAAGCTCGCCGCCGACACAAAAGTGGTTTACGTCAGCTTCAACTACAGACTCAATGCCTTTGGCTTTCTCGCCCTACAGATGCTGAGAGAAGGTTCTCCAAGAAACACCTCAG GGAATTATGGCTTCCTGGATCAGATCGCAGCTCTGAAGTGGGTTCAGAAGAACATCCGTGTGTTTGGAGGAGATCCTGGCAAAGTTACCATATTTGGACAGAGCTCAG GTGGAACGTCAGTGTGGACCCTGATGATGTCACCATTAGCCAAGGGTCTCTTTCATGCAGCAGTGGACATGAGCGGCTCGTACATTTACAATGCGACCCTGGAACAAGCCGAGGTGGACAACCTGGCGTTCCTGAATAAGACGGGCTGCGGAGATCTGGCCTGCCTGAGGCGCCTCTCTATCGGACAGGTCCTGCAG GCCATCCCATGGCAGGAGTACCCCTCCTGGGCAGCAGATGAGATGACTGACCTCCCCACCAAAGGGAAATCCATCGGCCCGGTTGCAGTAGTGGACGGCTACGTCCTCAAAGCGCCCCCTTTTGAGCTGTGGGAGAAGAAAGGAGAGCACAGTGACGTCCCTTTCCTTGTCGGAACAACAGAGCAAGAGGCTGACTTCGC TCCTCCATCTACAAACATCTCCGAGTGGACCTGGGGGGACTACACGTGGTTCGTAACAG CTAAACTTAAGTCATTCGGCGACGGTCTCGTCAAGGAGGCGTTGCGGCTGTATCCATCTTCAGCCTGGTGTCCAACCAAAGACCGCTGCCCAGAGAGGTCCTATACCACCATGGTGTCTGACATCAGGGTCACCTGTCCCAACAACGACCTGGCCCAGAGGGCTGCAG CTGCTCTCAAAAGTCCGGTGTATCGCTACGTGGTGAGGCACACGCCATCCGGACCTGTCAACACGTCCAGCGACCTGCTGCCATTCCCCAGCCGCTTCTCCTTCCACTGTCTGGATGCCGTGGCATTCTTTGGAGGGCTGGAGTTCATTTTAGGGAAACCTCTCTCCGATAAGGACCGGCGCTTTCAGGATCTCATCACACGCAATCTCGTCAGCTTTGCCAAAACAG GTAAGGTGGAGACAAAGTGGTCCGAGTACCCATCAGCCATTGCTTTCTTGTCCGACATCCTTGAGGTGGACAGTAACTACACCTCTCCTCAGTGTGATCTGTGGAGGAAGAACGGCCTGTATGCCTACGCCTGGATGAACTGA